A stretch of Blautia liquoris DNA encodes these proteins:
- a CDS encoding ABC transporter ATP-binding protein translates to MNIKTKNLSVDIGRKNIIHDVSIDVEKHEFVGIVGPNGSGKSTLLKSVYRVLRPSAGMIEIDGKLQNEISLKESAKKLGVLTQSSDLSFDFTVEEVVMMGRTPHKKLMEPDSDEDYEIARDSLKKVGMEDLTDREFNTLSGGERQRVLIARALTGQPKALILDEPTNHLDIHYQISLLEIVSSLGIEVFSAMHDLNLAATYCTKIYMMKKGQIVSCGTPKEVFVPEMLRDVFGVNAEISENRENGRINIIYTGI, encoded by the coding sequence ATGAATATTAAAACGAAGAATCTCTCCGTTGATATCGGCAGGAAGAATATTATACATGATGTGAGTATAGACGTAGAAAAACATGAGTTTGTTGGGATTGTTGGCCCTAATGGGAGCGGCAAATCCACACTTTTAAAATCTGTTTATCGAGTGTTAAGACCGTCAGCGGGAATGATTGAAATTGATGGAAAATTGCAAAATGAAATATCACTTAAAGAGTCGGCGAAAAAGCTTGGGGTATTGACACAGAGTAGTGATCTAAGTTTCGACTTTACAGTGGAAGAGGTTGTCATGATGGGGCGTACCCCTCACAAGAAATTAATGGAGCCGGATAGCGATGAGGATTATGAGATTGCCCGTGATTCTCTTAAAAAAGTTGGAATGGAAGATCTGACTGACAGAGAATTCAATACTCTCTCCGGAGGAGAACGGCAAAGAGTGCTGATTGCCAGAGCTTTGACGGGTCAGCCAAAAGCATTGATTTTGGATGAGCCGACAAATCATCTGGATATTCATTATCAGATCAGCCTATTGGAGATTGTAAGTTCCCTCGGAATTGAGGTGTTTTCTGCTATGCATGACTTAAATCTGGCAGCCACCTATTGTACAAAAATTTATATGATGAAAAAGGGACAGATTGTAAGCTGTGGAACACCAAAGGAAGTTTTTGTACCCGAAATGCTCAGGGATGTATTCGGTGTCAACGCAGAAATCAGTGAGAATCGCGAAAACGGGCGTATCAATATTATCTACACGGGAATTTAA
- a CDS encoding nitrogenase component 1, whose translation MKQYYFEDLLISMYPSDLLHSFGINGKISGSIYAVGEMQGVLPVIHGPRGCGYHYRFSARRRHYPYFNVISSDLSEKEIIYGGEEKLYQTVCDAYQRYHPKLILVIPTPASDIIHDDLEIVAAKARKKGIPTVAAKSETFSHRDKNFSRKRLAEVSKQKPEQQKNIPFDTKGCGYTEALLAIIENIMEKQDVQPRTVNIETIAWGKHGRQVIEEIKKTLREVNVQVISYFPSDSYENIVQMPAASLNIVRRIKWAKKMEEKFGTPFLAVNTAGKYQGLDGICHFYHDIGEFLGISEEMDALIADKKKKTSAAVCSFKKTFAKYHVILISRNLQSLPLMIKKYQDEFGFKIRCCCGIYTPKHREYLQIDDRVYENLVLRVRDTINQYTPQTKFIMNPSDEELMNEVLYCQVAFGTDDPYYEKLGIPLIHSAEESMPLSFEAYVRSMGEVYEKVSCSKNKPDLLINALGFDREDPLILDEKNIQAARKMWVETWFQKGK comes from the coding sequence ATGAAACAATATTATTTTGAGGATCTACTCATCTCTATGTATCCCTCCGACTTGCTGCATTCCTTTGGCATAAACGGAAAGATATCAGGCAGTATCTATGCGGTGGGGGAGATGCAGGGAGTTCTGCCAGTGATTCATGGACCCAGAGGCTGTGGCTATCATTATCGTTTTTCAGCAAGAAGAAGACATTACCCTTATTTTAATGTTATTTCCAGTGATCTCTCAGAGAAAGAGATCATCTACGGAGGTGAAGAAAAATTATATCAGACAGTTTGTGACGCTTATCAGAGATATCATCCAAAACTGATTCTTGTAATCCCAACACCGGCAAGTGATATTATTCATGATGATCTAGAGATCGTTGCGGCAAAAGCAAGAAAAAAGGGAATTCCGACAGTTGCTGCAAAGTCTGAAACTTTTTCTCACAGAGACAAGAATTTCAGTCGGAAGAGATTGGCAGAAGTTTCAAAGCAAAAACCTGAGCAGCAGAAGAACATTCCTTTTGACACGAAGGGCTGTGGATATACAGAGGCTCTCCTGGCAATTATAGAAAACATAATGGAGAAACAGGACGTACAGCCAAGAACGGTTAATATAGAGACAATTGCCTGGGGGAAGCATGGAAGACAAGTGATCGAGGAGATAAAAAAGACGCTTCGGGAAGTAAATGTACAAGTAATATCATATTTTCCGTCAGACAGCTATGAGAACATAGTTCAAATGCCGGCAGCTTCGTTAAACATTGTCAGGAGGATCAAGTGGGCAAAAAAAATGGAGGAAAAGTTTGGCACACCATTTCTTGCGGTTAACACTGCAGGAAAATATCAGGGACTGGATGGAATCTGCCATTTTTACCATGATATTGGAGAATTTCTTGGTATATCAGAAGAGATGGATGCATTAATTGCGGATAAAAAGAAAAAAACTTCAGCAGCAGTTTGCAGTTTCAAAAAAACGTTTGCAAAGTATCATGTTATCTTGATATCAAGGAATCTGCAGTCTCTGCCTCTGATGATAAAGAAGTATCAAGATGAATTTGGATTCAAGATTCGGTGTTGCTGCGGTATTTACACGCCGAAACACAGGGAATATCTGCAAATTGATGATCGCGTTTATGAGAATCTGGTACTCAGGGTTCGTGATACGATCAATCAGTATACACCACAGACCAAATTTATAATGAATCCTTCTGATGAGGAGCTGATGAATGAAGTGCTCTATTGTCAAGTAGCTTTCGGCACGGATGATCCTTATTATGAGAAATTAGGGATTCCTTTGATTCATTCTGCTGAAGAGAGTATGCCGCTTTCTTTTGAGGCCTATGTTCGTTCCATGGGTGAGGTATATGAAAAAGTATCGTGTTCAAAGAATAAACCGGATCTTTTAATAAATGCTCTTGGTTTCGACAGAGAAGATCCTCTGATCTTAGATGAGAAGAATATACAGGCGGCGAGAAAGATGTGGGTTGAGACTTGGTTTCAGAAAGGAAAATAG
- a CDS encoding nitrogenase component 1: MKCADSCRLFGAYQAVSGIDGNVVLLHSVEGCNFGTMSLHLAGNMQNMRQAGTIMGDQDIIFGGEETLRESVDRVLKLYHPDVITVITGCAPEIIGDDVRTVTSQYDSILPVVYINGAGFKGHFETGYEDALITIAKRLTVDSKKTSIPVINILGMNYDDFKIDADIKEFKRILGNKVKLNCVTARCNLEEFMHMSRAGLNIVFSRGRKLAEFLKNAYGTEFIEMDYPYGITGSCHFLDSVGKFFDIDFSEEKERLKRELEERLKKCYSYLKAFYGLPVSVFGESGRASGMRRFLEEELGMDVVSLGISSDEFNMDDFITQACKSDAALIFGSSFEADIADQMEIPLIRYLYPVFDWISISDSPYIGGKGVIYIIEDILHTVINCRKNKGGLYFEKNMCLR, encoded by the coding sequence ATGAAATGTGCAGATTCATGCAGGCTGTTTGGGGCATATCAGGCAGTTTCAGGCATAGATGGCAATGTGGTATTGCTACATTCTGTGGAGGGGTGTAATTTTGGAACGATGAGTCTTCACCTTGCGGGAAATATGCAGAACATGCGTCAGGCGGGAACAATCATGGGAGATCAGGATATTATATTTGGCGGGGAGGAGACATTAAGAGAATCAGTAGACCGTGTACTGAAGTTATACCATCCAGATGTTATCACGGTGATTACCGGGTGTGCTCCTGAGATTATCGGAGATGATGTAAGAACGGTCACGTCACAATATGACTCAATTCTTCCAGTTGTCTATATTAATGGTGCAGGATTTAAAGGACATTTTGAAACTGGATATGAAGATGCACTGATAACGATCGCCAAGAGACTTACGGTTGATTCAAAAAAAACATCTATCCCAGTTATCAATATCCTGGGGATGAATTATGATGATTTCAAGATCGATGCCGATATCAAAGAGTTTAAGAGAATCCTTGGGAATAAAGTAAAACTTAACTGTGTAACGGCCAGATGCAATCTGGAAGAATTTATGCATATGAGCAGGGCGGGGCTGAATATTGTCTTTTCTAGAGGAAGGAAATTGGCTGAGTTTCTAAAAAATGCGTATGGAACTGAGTTTATTGAGATGGACTATCCTTATGGAATCACAGGAAGCTGTCATTTTCTTGATAGTGTCGGAAAATTTTTTGATATTGATTTTTCTGAAGAAAAAGAGAGACTAAAACGAGAATTGGAAGAAAGGTTAAAAAAATGCTATAGCTATTTAAAAGCTTTCTATGGTCTTCCGGTTTCTGTATTCGGAGAAAGTGGAAGGGCATCTGGAATGCGTAGATTTCTGGAAGAGGAACTGGGAATGGATGTCGTATCTTTGGGAATATCATCTGATGAGTTTAACATGGATGATTTCATTACCCAAGCATGTAAAAGTGATGCTGCTCTCATCTTCGGAAGTTCTTTCGAGGCAGATATTGCCGATCAAATGGAGATTCCTCTTATTCGATATCTCTATCCCGTATTTGACTGGATTTCCATCTCAGACAGCCCCTATATTGGTGGAAAAGGTGTGATTTACATTATAGAAGATATCTTACATACAGTGATTAACTGCCGGAAAAACAAAGGAGGCTTATATTTTGAAAAAAATATGTGTTTACGGTAA
- a CDS encoding nucleotide-binding protein, which yields MKKICVYGKGGIGKSTIVSNLAAAFAYQGLKTAVIGCDPKADSTRNLTGRRIPAVLDLMRREEDSLYTLGYKEIICVEAGGPSPGTGCAGRGIVVALDRINETHMLDDRDIVIYDVLGDVVCGGFSAPLRENVADEVYLVTTSDFMALYAANNICIGIEKYAKEGSVRLAGIIYNGRSCLDSCEMAEEFATEVGSQIIGKIPMSDKISMAELHKKTVVEMYPASDICRSFMKLSTAVLNNTKTVIPSHLSYEEVEKTCLAYQRG from the coding sequence TTGAAAAAAATATGTGTTTACGGTAAAGGCGGAATAGGAAAATCAACAATTGTATCCAATCTTGCAGCCGCATTTGCTTATCAGGGATTAAAGACTGCAGTAATCGGCTGTGATCCAAAGGCGGATTCGACCAGAAATCTGACCGGAAGAAGGATTCCAGCTGTTTTAGATCTCATGCGCAGGGAAGAAGATTCGCTGTATACGTTGGGCTATAAAGAGATTATATGTGTCGAGGCGGGAGGACCAAGTCCCGGAACAGGATGTGCTGGAAGGGGGATCGTAGTTGCATTGGATCGGATCAATGAGACACATATGCTTGATGATCGTGATATTGTGATTTATGATGTGTTAGGAGATGTTGTATGCGGGGGATTTTCGGCACCATTAAGAGAGAATGTAGCCGATGAAGTCTATCTTGTTACAACAAGCGATTTTATGGCTCTATATGCCGCTAATAATATCTGCATTGGAATAGAAAAATATGCAAAGGAAGGATCTGTGCGCCTTGCTGGGATAATTTACAACGGAAGAAGTTGTTTAGATTCCTGTGAAATGGCAGAGGAGTTTGCCACTGAGGTGGGAAGTCAGATAATAGGGAAAATACCTATGAGTGATAAGATCAGTATGGCGGAACTTCACAAAAAAACCGTTGTTGAGATGTATCCGGCCTCCGATATTTGTAGATCGTTTATGAAGCTTTCCACTGCTGTGCTAAATAATACGAAGACTGTGATACCATCACATCTAAGCTATGAGGAGGTGGAAAAAACATGTCTGGCTTACCAGCGGGGATAG
- a CDS encoding radical SAM protein: MSGLPAGIEKHPCFNHDIHHKYGRIHLPVAKKCNINCNYCDRKYHCVNQCRPGVTAKLMTPSESISFVRENDTSQNNLTIVGIAGPGEPLYNDETFITFELMKEKYPKLIRCVSTNGMLLPQRLDELLNCGVSTITLTLNTLRLDTAMKIYSGSSKREIEELLEKQKEGLDAAIDAGMILKINTVLIPGINDTEMEEISCFSKEHKVEIMNIMPLIPQGKFSNLPAPSHGEIIKARVLAGQHIPQFHDCRRCRADAVGRL; encoded by the coding sequence ATGTCTGGCTTACCAGCGGGGATAGAGAAACACCCCTGCTTTAATCATGATATTCATCATAAATATGGACGGATTCATCTTCCGGTTGCAAAAAAATGTAATATCAATTGTAATTATTGCGATCGAAAATATCATTGTGTCAATCAGTGCCGCCCGGGGGTTACGGCAAAACTTATGACTCCGTCTGAGAGCATTTCTTTTGTGAGAGAAAATGATACCTCGCAAAACAATTTGACTATAGTTGGAATTGCCGGTCCGGGTGAACCTCTTTATAATGATGAAACCTTCATCACTTTTGAATTGATGAAAGAGAAATATCCAAAACTTATAAGATGTGTCAGCACAAACGGGATGTTACTGCCGCAGCGTTTGGATGAATTGTTAAACTGTGGTGTTTCGACGATTACGCTCACTTTGAATACATTGCGTCTGGATACAGCTATGAAAATTTATTCGGGAAGTTCAAAGAGGGAAATAGAGGAGCTTTTAGAAAAACAAAAAGAAGGATTAGATGCTGCAATAGATGCCGGAATGATCTTAAAGATTAATACTGTACTGATCCCGGGAATCAATGATACGGAAATGGAAGAAATATCTTGCTTTTCAAAAGAACACAAAGTGGAAATCATGAACATCATGCCCTTGATTCCTCAGGGGAAATTTTCAAATCTTCCTGCTCCAAGTCATGGAGAGATCATAAAAGCAAGAGTGTTGGCCGGTCAACATATACCTCAATTTCATGACTGCAGAAGATGCAGGGCAGATGCTGTGGGAAGACTTTAA
- the ilvD gene encoding dihydroxy-acid dehydratase has protein sequence MRSDQIKKGLDQAPARSLLYATGLVKSEEDMKKPFIGVCNSYIDIIPGHVHLRELADVAKDAIRKAGGIPFEFNTIGVDDGIAMGHIGMRYSLPSRDLICDSAETVINAHWLDGVLFMPNCDKITPGMVMAAMRTNVPSIFCTGGPMKAGVDKCGNNMTFSTLFEGVGSFKSGKISSEELLFMEQNACPGCGSCAGMFTANSMNCLLEMLGLALPGNGTILAESEERHKLVRQAARCLMDLVEKQIRPRDIVTKETLDDAFALDMAMGGSTNTVLHTLAIANEAGIDYDLKEINEIAKRVPYLAKIAPSSQYSIYDVHKAGGVSAIIHELAEMGDVIHPDRITVTGKTLRENVENARIKNPEVIHPREHAYSPVGGLSILYGNLAPDGSVIKVGGVDSDIKVFRGKAICFDSHDEAVAAIDDGRVQKGHVVVIRYEGPKGGPGMPEMLAPTSSIVGRGLGRDVALITDGRFSGATRGIAVGHVSPEAAKGGPLALVKDGDEIEIDLINRTLNIELSEEELQRREQERPKFEFKVKSGWLARYTALVTSANTGAVLKIPNE, from the coding sequence ATGAGAAGTGATCAGATAAAAAAGGGGTTGGACCAGGCACCGGCGAGAAGTCTTCTATACGCTACCGGATTGGTTAAAAGCGAAGAAGATATGAAGAAGCCGTTTATCGGGGTTTGTAACTCCTACATAGACATCATACCGGGGCATGTACATCTTCGAGAGCTTGCTGACGTTGCTAAGGATGCAATCCGAAAAGCAGGAGGAATTCCCTTTGAGTTCAATACCATCGGTGTCGACGACGGAATTGCCATGGGTCATATTGGGATGAGGTATTCTCTTCCGAGCCGCGATCTGATTTGTGATTCGGCTGAAACTGTGATCAATGCTCATTGGCTGGACGGGGTTCTCTTCATGCCGAACTGCGATAAGATCACTCCTGGGATGGTTATGGCGGCGATGAGAACGAATGTGCCGTCCATCTTTTGTACGGGAGGTCCCATGAAAGCAGGTGTTGATAAATGCGGAAACAATATGACATTTTCAACACTTTTTGAAGGAGTCGGCTCCTTCAAATCCGGTAAGATATCTTCGGAGGAACTGCTTTTTATGGAGCAGAATGCATGTCCGGGCTGTGGGTCCTGTGCAGGAATGTTTACTGCAAATTCGATGAATTGTCTGCTTGAAATGCTGGGGCTTGCACTTCCAGGTAATGGAACAATCCTGGCGGAATCCGAAGAGAGACACAAACTTGTAAGGCAGGCAGCGCGTTGTCTGATGGATTTGGTTGAGAAACAGATCAGGCCCCGCGATATCGTGACAAAAGAGACATTAGATGACGCCTTTGCACTGGATATGGCGATGGGAGGTTCGACAAACACCGTTCTTCATACACTGGCTATTGCGAATGAAGCAGGTATTGATTATGACTTGAAAGAGATTAATGAGATTGCAAAACGTGTTCCATATCTCGCCAAGATTGCACCTTCCTCACAGTATTCCATCTATGATGTCCATAAAGCCGGCGGAGTCTCAGCGATCATTCACGAGCTGGCTGAAATGGGAGATGTCATTCATCCGGACAGAATCACGGTGACAGGAAAGACACTCCGGGAAAACGTTGAGAATGCTAGAATTAAAAATCCGGAAGTGATCCATCCAAGAGAGCATGCGTATAGTCCGGTAGGAGGCCTGTCAATCCTTTACGGAAATCTTGCACCCGATGGCAGTGTCATCAAAGTTGGAGGCGTAGATTCAGATATCAAAGTCTTTCGGGGAAAAGCAATTTGTTTTGATTCCCACGATGAGGCAGTGGCGGCTATTGACGATGGCAGAGTACAGAAAGGTCACGTGGTAGTCATCCGATATGAGGGACCCAAAGGAGGCCCCGGAATGCCGGAGATGCTGGCACCGACTTCGAGCATTGTAGGACGGGGACTTGGACGGGATGTAGCCCTGATTACAGATGGGAGGTTCTCCGGAGCTACCCGAGGTATTGCGGTGGGGCACGTCTCACCTGAGGCTGCAAAGGGAGGTCCGCTTGCACTGGTAAAAGATGGTGATGAGATTGAGATTGATCTGATAAATCGAACTTTGAATATCGAGCTTTCAGAAGAAGAACTGCAAAGAAGAGAGCAGGAACGTCCCAAATTTGAATTCAAAGTAAAGAGCGGCTGGCTGGCAAGATATACCGCATTGGTTACATCTGCAAATACAGGTGCAGTTTTAAAAATCCCAAATGAATAG
- the ilvB gene encoding biosynthetic-type acetolactate synthase large subunit has protein sequence MESMQECKDSAQKEAGTLLSGAQIVIETLKKHGVELVFGYPGGSVLPLYDVLYDEEIPNILTRHEQGAVHAAEGYAKATGRPGIVIVTSGPGATNAITGIADAMADSVPLIVFTGQVTTPGIGKDAFQEADVLGITLPITKHNYQVRDTKEIEKTIDEAFHLATTGRRGPVVIDLPKDVTVTEGTYKHSEESVHLVSYQPNTNPSDLQIARLMRQLKKAKKPVVLAGAGVSAADASEELQAFVKKYHLPAVTTLLGLGTLPADLDDFLGMGGMHGSYAANMALSGCDFLINIGSRFDDRLATCPEHFAEGAVIAHIDIDPAEIGKIIRTDLPIVGDAKKALQKMLDFDEIKTDHSKWEEQCLARKKKYPLDYDRDNMEEIKPQRVIEKVGEITKGKAFVATDVGQNQMWAAQFYPFYYPNQLITSGGLGTMGYGIPAGIGAQFAYPDREVVVFVGDGGFQMTNQEFAILNENHLNVKFILINNRSLGMVRQWQESFYNERRSASVFKNQPDFVKLSEAYGIKAVRISDPLTLDAQLEEAFSYEGPILIEVMTSSTEQVMPMVPAGMPNDQMIGGGKE, from the coding sequence ATGGAGAGCATGCAGGAATGTAAAGATTCAGCCCAAAAAGAAGCCGGTACTTTGCTGTCCGGGGCACAGATAGTGATAGAAACTCTGAAAAAACATGGCGTCGAGTTAGTTTTTGGTTATCCGGGGGGTTCTGTCTTACCCCTGTACGATGTCTTGTACGATGAGGAGATACCAAATATTCTGACCCGGCATGAGCAGGGAGCTGTCCATGCGGCGGAGGGATATGCGAAGGCGACCGGAAGACCAGGCATCGTTATCGTCACAAGCGGGCCGGGTGCGACAAATGCAATTACAGGTATTGCCGATGCGATGGCAGATTCCGTTCCTCTGATTGTGTTCACCGGACAAGTGACAACTCCCGGTATCGGAAAAGATGCTTTTCAGGAAGCCGATGTGCTCGGAATCACACTTCCGATCACGAAACATAATTATCAGGTGCGCGACACGAAGGAGATTGAAAAAACAATTGATGAAGCATTCCATCTGGCAACGACTGGCAGAAGAGGTCCCGTCGTAATTGACCTGCCCAAGGATGTCACGGTGACAGAGGGGACCTATAAACATAGCGAAGAATCCGTGCATCTGGTAAGTTATCAGCCAAATACAAATCCCTCGGATCTGCAGATTGCCCGCTTGATGAGACAACTCAAAAAGGCAAAAAAACCAGTTGTACTTGCAGGGGCAGGCGTGTCAGCAGCCGATGCATCTGAGGAACTTCAGGCATTCGTCAAAAAATATCATCTTCCGGCTGTCACAACATTACTTGGGCTTGGAACATTGCCTGCGGATTTAGATGACTTTTTGGGAATGGGAGGAATGCACGGAAGCTATGCTGCAAACATGGCATTATCCGGATGTGATTTTCTGATCAATATCGGAAGTCGTTTTGATGACAGGCTTGCCACATGTCCGGAACATTTTGCCGAAGGAGCAGTGATTGCACATATTGATATAGATCCGGCGGAAATCGGAAAGATTATCCGAACCGATCTTCCAATTGTCGGCGATGCAAAAAAAGCTCTTCAGAAAATGTTGGATTTTGATGAAATAAAAACCGATCATTCCAAATGGGAAGAGCAATGCCTTGCACGAAAAAAGAAATATCCCCTCGACTATGACCGAGATAATATGGAAGAGATCAAACCGCAAAGAGTAATTGAAAAAGTGGGAGAGATCACGAAGGGAAAGGCATTTGTGGCAACAGACGTCGGACAGAATCAGATGTGGGCGGCACAGTTTTATCCATTCTATTATCCCAATCAGTTGATTACAAGCGGAGGTCTTGGGACAATGGGGTATGGAATACCGGCCGGAATTGGTGCCCAGTTTGCCTACCCGGACAGGGAGGTTGTCGTTTTCGTCGGAGATGGGGGCTTTCAGATGACAAATCAGGAATTTGCAATTTTAAATGAAAATCATCTGAACGTGAAATTTATTCTGATCAACAATCGGTCACTCGGTATGGTTCGCCAGTGGCAGGAAAGTTTCTATAACGAGCGACGTTCTGCTTCCGTATTTAAAAATCAACCCGATTTTGTAAAACTTTCAGAAGCCTATGGCATTAAAGCAGTACGTATATCGGATCCACTGACATTGGATGCACAACTGGAAGAGGCGTTCTCCTATGAAGGTCCGATACTCATCGAGGTTATGACATCTTCTACGGAACAGGTTATGCCAATGGTTCCGGCTGGAATGCCGAATGATCAGATGATTGGAGGTGGCAAAGAATGA
- the ilvN gene encoding acetolactate synthase small subunit, with amino-acid sequence MRRTITALVYNRSGVLSMITSVLNRRQVNIESISVGVVDQDNISRMTIVANVESLQEAEQVTKQLNKQIDVIKVSDITEDPHVERELALVKVNAPSASRSEIQAVIAPFRADTVDVAQKTIIVQVVGTHEKINAFIEVLRPYGIVQMARTGITGLTRG; translated from the coding sequence ATGAGACGTACCATCACCGCACTCGTATATAACCGTTCCGGTGTGCTCAGCATGATCACCAGTGTTTTAAACCGCAGACAGGTGAACATCGAGAGTATTTCCGTGGGAGTGGTCGATCAGGATAATATTTCGCGTATGACAATTGTGGCCAATGTAGAATCGCTTCAGGAAGCTGAGCAGGTAACAAAACAGCTGAATAAACAGATTGACGTAATCAAAGTTTCCGATATCACAGAGGATCCTCATGTCGAAAGGGAACTGGCACTGGTCAAGGTCAATGCCCCTTCTGCGTCCCGCTCCGAGATTCAGGCGGTCATAGCACCGTTTCGGGCAGATACTGTAGATGTGGCTCAAAAAACCATCATCGTTCAGGTTGTGGGAACACATGAAAAGATTAATGCATTTATAGAAGTTTTAAGGCCCTATGGTATTGTACAGATGGCCAGAACCGGGATTACCGGACTTACAAGAGGTTAA
- the ilvC gene encoding ketol-acid reductoisomerase: protein MVKVYYDDSVKENALEGKTIAVVGYGSQGHAHAQNLRDNKNQVIIGIREGKSAEAARKDGFEVYPVGEAAKRADVVMILAPDEIQGKLYDNEIAPNLKEGNALAFAHGFNIHFDVIKPPKNVDVFMVAPKGPGHLVRRTFAQGFAVPSLFAVYQDATGKARDLALSYAKGIGSTRVGVLETTFKEETETDLFGEQAVLCGGLTSMIMAGFETLVEAGYQPELAYFEVCHEMKLIVDLIYEGGFAKMRDSVSNTAEYGDYVSGPRVVTSDVKANMKKVLDDIQNGNFAKDFVDDNAKGFPKFKELRAKNAGHQIETVGAELRKMMPFVREND, encoded by the coding sequence ATGGTAAAGGTTTATTATGATGATTCAGTAAAGGAAAATGCTTTAGAAGGAAAGACAATCGCAGTCGTAGGATATGGTTCTCAAGGGCATGCGCATGCACAGAATTTAAGAGATAACAAGAATCAAGTCATCATCGGAATTCGCGAGGGAAAATCAGCAGAGGCCGCAAGAAAGGATGGATTCGAGGTATACCCGGTTGGCGAAGCAGCAAAAAGAGCGGATGTAGTTATGATCCTCGCTCCGGATGAGATCCAGGGAAAACTTTATGACAATGAAATTGCACCAAATCTTAAAGAGGGAAATGCACTGGCATTCGCCCACGGTTTCAATATACACTTTGATGTAATCAAACCGCCGAAGAATGTGGATGTATTTATGGTTGCACCAAAAGGACCGGGACATCTGGTTCGCCGGACATTTGCCCAGGGATTTGCAGTTCCCTCTCTGTTCGCAGTATATCAGGACGCGACCGGAAAAGCTAGAGACCTGGCGCTTTCCTATGCGAAAGGAATCGGATCTACACGAGTAGGCGTTCTTGAGACTACATTCAAGGAAGAAACAGAGACAGATCTCTTCGGTGAACAGGCGGTTCTCTGCGGCGGACTTACCAGCATGATCATGGCTGGATTTGAGACACTGGTAGAAGCCGGATATCAGCCGGAACTGGCTTATTTTGAAGTGTGTCACGAGATGAAACTCATTGTAGATCTGATCTATGAGGGCGGATTTGCCAAGATGAGAGATTCTGTATCAAATACAGCTGAATATGGCGACTATGTGTCCGGACCACGTGTAGTCACTTCGGATGTAAAAGCAAATATGAAAAAAGTTCTCGACGATATTCAAAATGGAAACTTTGCCAAAGACTTTGTCGATGATAACGCCAAGGGATTCCCAAAATTCAAAGAACTCCGTGCAAAGAATGCAGGTCACCAGATCGAGACGGTCGGAGCAGAACTTCGCAAGATGATGCCCTTCGTAAGAGAAAACGACTGA